A single Paratractidigestivibacter faecalis DNA region contains:
- a CDS encoding SIS domain-containing protein, whose amino-acid sequence MFEIDAETLKTMGAEITTREIRQQPELWEDTLKIYDDNAEAIAAFLQRAEALGGAERTHVVFTGAGTSAYVGDTCTPYLRHHGDNSKFRFSAIATTDIVCAPLDYLRPEDPTVLVSFARSGNSPESLAAVERAGQVVNNILFLNITCAPEGKLAQQFKDDDQNLTILIPGANDQGFAMTGSYSCMELMATMIFDTAPHDEKAAWVAQIAAMGRDVVKREPEIQKWVSSDFNRITYLGSGSFAGEARECQLKILELTHGLIATSFDSSMGYRHGPKSFVDDKTLVFDLVHNDPYTRQYDLDILNEIAGDEIALHTVAIQQDGATKFEGESFTFGAEYAALPEAYLALPYVMVAQTVSLLTSVKVGNTPDTPSPSGTVNRVVKGVTIHPFEA is encoded by the coding sequence ATTACCACCCGCGAGATCAGGCAGCAGCCCGAGCTCTGGGAGGACACTCTCAAGATCTATGACGACAACGCCGAGGCCATCGCCGCCTTCCTGCAGCGGGCGGAGGCCCTGGGCGGCGCCGAGCGCACCCACGTCGTCTTCACCGGCGCGGGTACCTCTGCCTATGTCGGCGACACCTGCACCCCCTACCTGCGTCACCACGGGGACAACTCCAAGTTCCGCTTCAGCGCCATCGCCACGACCGACATCGTGTGCGCCCCTCTCGACTACCTGCGTCCCGAGGATCCCACCGTGCTGGTCTCCTTTGCCCGCAGCGGCAACAGCCCCGAGTCCCTTGCGGCGGTCGAGCGCGCGGGGCAGGTCGTGAACAACATCCTGTTCCTCAACATTACCTGCGCCCCCGAGGGCAAGCTCGCCCAGCAGTTCAAGGACGACGACCAGAACCTCACCATCCTCATCCCCGGCGCCAACGACCAGGGCTTTGCCATGACCGGCAGCTACTCCTGCATGGAGCTCATGGCCACCATGATCTTTGACACCGCCCCCCACGACGAGAAGGCCGCTTGGGTGGCCCAGATTGCCGCCATGGGCCGCGACGTCGTCAAGCGCGAGCCCGAGATCCAGAAGTGGGTCAGCTCCGACTTCAACCGCATCACGTACCTGGGTTCCGGCTCCTTCGCCGGCGAGGCCCGCGAGTGCCAGCTCAAGATCCTCGAGCTCACCCACGGCCTCATCGCAACCTCCTTCGACTCCTCCATGGGCTATCGTCACGGGCCGAAGTCCTTCGTCGACGACAAGACCCTCGTCTTTGATCTCGTCCACAACGACCCCTACACCCGCCAGTACGACCTGGACATCCTGAACGAGATTGCTGGCGACGAGATCGCCCTGCACACCGTTGCCATCCAGCAGGACGGCGCCACCAAGTTCGAGGGCGAGTCCTTCACCTTTGGTGCCGAGTACGCGGCGCTTCCCGAGGCCTACCTCGCCCTCCCGTACGTCATGGTCGCCCAGACCGTGTCCCTGCTGACCTCCGTCAAGGTCGGCAACACCCCGGACACCCCGAGCCCCAGCGGCACCGTCAACCGCGTGGTCAAGGGCGTTACCATTCACCCCTTTGAGGCTTAG
- the nagA gene encoding N-acetylglucosamine-6-phosphate deacetylase, whose amino-acid sequence MSAFAVKADKFVLPGCLKGPGYLTVADGVFGTYAEEAPEGVEVVDLSGKWVAPGFVDTHIHGFFNHATTDCDPEGINISSRELARRGTTSWLPTTFTESVESIGRACRAIAEADESRGDDFVGAHIQGVYLEGPFFTSKHVGAQNPAYLIDPSYEAFSEWQRLSGGRIKKSALAPEHDGSIEYISALAAEGVVTCIGHSDATYAESLAAVNAGASCFVHTYNGMRGLHHREPGIVGCAMTTPETFAEVIADGHHVMPAAVNALVRAKGWDHVVLITDCLGCGGMPEGEYMSGGLPVVMRDGACYLANGSSLAGSIATLDSVVKNVFDWGIVTAEQAIRMATEVPARSAHIDDVCGAIAPGRTADFVALDSDLTLSATYMAGKLVE is encoded by the coding sequence ATGAGCGCGTTTGCCGTCAAGGCGGACAAGTTCGTCCTCCCGGGATGCCTTAAGGGGCCGGGCTACCTGACCGTGGCCGATGGCGTCTTTGGCACGTACGCCGAGGAGGCTCCCGAGGGCGTCGAGGTCGTTGACCTCTCCGGGAAGTGGGTGGCCCCCGGCTTTGTAGACACGCACATCCACGGCTTCTTCAACCACGCGACCACGGACTGCGACCCCGAGGGCATCAACATCTCGAGCCGCGAGCTCGCCCGCCGCGGAACTACGAGCTGGCTGCCCACGACCTTCACCGAGTCAGTTGAGAGCATCGGCCGCGCCTGCAGGGCCATCGCGGAGGCCGACGAGTCTCGCGGAGACGACTTCGTGGGTGCCCACATCCAGGGCGTCTACCTTGAGGGCCCCTTCTTCACCAGCAAGCACGTTGGCGCGCAGAACCCCGCGTACCTCATCGACCCCAGCTATGAGGCCTTCTCCGAGTGGCAGCGCCTCTCGGGTGGTCGCATCAAGAAGAGCGCCCTGGCGCCCGAGCACGACGGGTCCATCGAGTATATCTCCGCGCTTGCCGCGGAGGGGGTCGTCACCTGCATCGGCCACTCGGACGCAACGTATGCCGAGTCCCTGGCGGCCGTCAACGCCGGCGCGTCCTGCTTTGTGCACACCTACAACGGTATGCGCGGCCTTCACCACCGCGAGCCGGGCATCGTCGGATGCGCAATGACGACTCCGGAGACGTTCGCCGAGGTCATCGCCGATGGTCACCACGTCATGCCCGCCGCCGTCAATGCGCTCGTGCGCGCCAAGGGCTGGGACCACGTCGTGCTCATCACCGACTGCCTGGGCTGCGGCGGCATGCCCGAGGGCGAGTACATGAGCGGCGGGCTGCCCGTCGTCATGCGCGACGGTGCCTGCTACCTCGCAAACGGCAGCAGCCTCGCCGGTTCCATCGCTACGCTTGACAGCGTAGTCAAGAACGTCTTTGACTGGGGCATCGTCACCGCCGAGCAGGCCATCCGCATGGCAACCGAGGTCCCGGCTCGCTCCGCCCACATCGACGACGTCTGCGGTGCCATCGCGCCGGGTCGCACTGCCGACTTCGTGGCGCTCGATTCCGACCTCACGCTCTCCGCGACGTATATGGCGGGCAAGCTCGTGGAGTAG
- a CDS encoding alpha/beta hydrolase — MEKSSRLYEDRIKNAGKTPVEKASWSSVASLAGFTACLVAAGAFCISSGQVAVGIGLIVFGIVPCLAIIAMANNVVTQFMDGTRGAFFPQASAESFGPEAEKAFAIANKALSKPELAVAEANRKTESAATKAWFDDVRTSFDEVSITSEDGLRLVGHLLESNPRSANWLIYAHGFGGGWKNGLGIARHFAERGYNLLFIDMRAQGDSGGTVIGGGHLERRDLVQWCRWLAERSDEGSGIVLMGSSLGGAAALEAAGEKDLPQQVKAVVSDSAFADFWNEAIHAMGTLGANGKALPAHPLLDVVRLILRSRKGGYDIAEPSAVAAIAHAQAPVLIIHGADDQLVAPYNAVRLDEAATAAGIDHELLQVPSAGHCCAAMADPELYYGTIFGFIDRH, encoded by the coding sequence GTGGAGAAGAGCTCCAGGCTCTACGAGGACCGCATAAAGAACGCCGGGAAGACGCCCGTCGAAAAAGCGAGCTGGTCGAGCGTAGCAAGCCTCGCCGGCTTCACGGCGTGCCTCGTTGCCGCCGGCGCGTTCTGCATATCCTCGGGCCAGGTCGCGGTAGGCATCGGCCTCATCGTCTTTGGCATCGTCCCCTGCCTGGCCATCATTGCCATGGCAAACAACGTCGTGACCCAGTTCATGGACGGCACGAGGGGCGCCTTCTTTCCCCAGGCCTCCGCAGAGAGCTTTGGGCCCGAGGCCGAGAAGGCGTTCGCCATCGCGAACAAAGCTCTGAGCAAGCCCGAGCTCGCGGTGGCCGAGGCCAACCGCAAGACCGAGTCCGCGGCAACGAAGGCCTGGTTCGACGACGTCCGCACGAGCTTCGATGAGGTGAGCATCACCTCCGAGGACGGCCTTCGCCTCGTGGGGCACCTCCTCGAGTCGAACCCCAGATCCGCGAACTGGCTCATCTACGCCCACGGCTTTGGCGGCGGCTGGAAGAACGGCCTCGGGATTGCTCGCCACTTTGCCGAGAGGGGCTACAACCTGCTCTTCATCGACATGCGCGCGCAAGGCGACTCCGGCGGGACCGTCATCGGTGGCGGCCACCTCGAGCGCCGCGACCTCGTCCAGTGGTGCCGTTGGCTCGCCGAGCGATCCGACGAGGGCTCCGGCATCGTTCTTATGGGCAGCTCCCTGGGCGGCGCCGCGGCCCTCGAAGCAGCTGGCGAGAAGGACCTTCCGCAGCAGGTCAAGGCCGTTGTCAGCGACTCGGCCTTCGCCGACTTCTGGAATGAGGCCATCCACGCCATGGGTACTCTCGGGGCAAACGGCAAGGCGCTTCCGGCGCACCCGCTCCTGGACGTGGTCCGGCTCATCTTGCGCTCTCGCAAGGGCGGCTACGACATCGCCGAGCCCAGCGCCGTCGCAGCCATCGCGCACGCGCAGGCTCCCGTCCTCATCATCCACGGTGCGGACGACCAGCTGGTCGCTCCCTACAACGCCGTGCGTCTTGACGAGGCCGCGACGGCCGCCGGCATAGACCACGAGCTCCTGCAGGTCCCCTCCGCCGGCCACTGCTGCGCCGCCATGGCCGACCCCGAGCTCTACTACGGAACCATCTTCGGCTTCATCGACCGCCATTAA